A section of the Nitrospirota bacterium genome encodes:
- a CDS encoding bifunctional nuclease family protein yields the protein MFLMKVRGLVFDPHTNMYIVILNDEENKEVLPIWIGKFEANSICFILEGITPPRPMTHDLTKSILDTLDIKIISIVINNLKENTYYAKIHMSFQGSEVVVDSRPSDAIALALRSSAPIFVSDDVLEKRNSENLDQWLKNLKPEDFGKYMT from the coding sequence ATGTTTCTGATGAAAGTACGTGGGCTGGTCTTTGACCCGCACACCAACATGTACATAGTAATCCTGAATGACGAGGAAAATAAAGAGGTTCTGCCTATATGGATAGGCAAGTTTGAGGCGAATTCAATATGTTTTATATTAGAAGGAATAACGCCGCCGAGACCTATGACACACGACCTTACCAAGAGCATCCTTGATACCCTTGATATAAAGATTATAAGCATCGTAATAAATAACCTCAAGGAAAATACATATTATGCCAAGATACATATGTCCTTTCAGGGTTCAGAGGTAGTTGTGGACTCAAGGCCCAGTGATGCAATAGCTCTGGCCCTTCGCTCCAGTGCGCCTATTTTTGTATCAGACGATGTCCTTGAAAAGAGAAACTCTGAGAATTTAGACCAGTGGTTAAAGAACCTTAAACCGGAAGACTTTGGAAAATACATGACATGA